Part of the Polyodon spathula isolate WHYD16114869_AA chromosome 30, ASM1765450v1, whole genome shotgun sequence genome, attgatcccaaaatctcgtcaagcatcttcttgaaggatcccagggtgtcagcttcaacaacattactggggagttggttccagaccctcacgattctctgtgtaaaaaaagtgcctcctattttctgttctgaatacccctttgtctaatctccatttgtgacccctggtccttgtttcttttttcaggtcgaaaaagtcccttgggtcgacattgtcagtaccttttagaattttgaatgcttgaattaggtcgccgcatagtcgtctttgttcaagactgaacagattcaattcttttatgaTACAAAAAgatctaagtcaaacaatgcgcATATGGGCTGAAACACCCCTCTAATTTTTAATGTACCAGGCACTACTCTTAAACAAAAGACTTGGTCATTTCAATCTCCATGTATAGTCTGCAATCCTCCCTGTACTTTCCAGACCCTGTGTGCTCCCCTACagcaggacctggccatgctacactGATAATCTTGGATTACAACACATACccctgttattttattattttaatgtgttacagaTTACTTATCCTGCAATATATTCTGTGTgattctctgttgtgtttctgcgtAGATGAATtataccatgatctattccagaaacaGATTAgtatatttcaggcagaaactGTACAAAAGTAGACATCAgacttgttctttttaaaatcccTGGCATTGTGGTTCCTACACACTAGCAAAGTCACAAATTACACAtcttcataaagtaatatcattactgtggttcaCGTATGCATTTACACGCAAGTGCAAACTCAAATTGAACTTAAACAAACTGTAGAAAAGGGGTATTGTACatttacagtcctcataacagaacaTACTAGGATCACTGCAAAACACAACTTTGATCGCTGTGATGAACATTTACGTTCCAAattgggccagtgtttggaaagtgtAAAAGCACATCTACATTTGTATCCCTATGCCGCTGTTTTCACGtctcactgctaaagtcttctcttgttgctcaaccaatgagcactgaaaAAGAcagagatttgtgacgcatgccaaaatgaaacctaataagaatgaaagctcggccaatcaacatgcagtgattatactgactttaatggtggccaatagcagctaagagACAGAGAAGTAGTTTTGGGAAACAAAAGGCAAGCAGCGTGAACTGTGTTGAATGAAAgccatttgagaaacgttgcgctaGCGTGAAAGAACGAAAAGACAGACTTTCACTTTCACACAGTGCAAGTGAAACAAGTACAAAAAGAATCGTGAGGCAACCATTTGAGAGAGAGAAGTAGATAACAGCCCGTTATCAGATCACCAGAAAGGTAATCACTGCGGTGTGTGGGAAGGAGACAGTTAATCTGACTGTGGGAATGTTGTAAAGTATGGGGCTGGGTAAACTCTTTCAGCACCATGTAACTTTACACAGACAGATAACCCTTAAAGGCGCCTAATGTATTAGTATCTTATACTGAAAGTGgaatatatgggggggggggcaaacaaGATCAATTTCGTGGTGTTAAGTGTAGTTATTTTTACTGCAATATAGTGTAtgcagtgctgaaagagttaatgaTAAAAACGTGGTAGGTATGCGCCTATCAACACATTGCTTGTGTTCAGGAAATGAATGTGATTGTGTTTCGTCTTTGGTTTAGTCTAGTCAGGTGGTAATAACCTCTAATAACCCTGCCGTGAAAGGTGCGGAAGAACAGCAAGGATGCTGTTGCATGTTCTGTACAACATCTGGCGCCATCTAGTGGATACATGTGGGCATTACGCCTGCTGAGGCGCATCTCATACGGGGTTCATTTTAATAGCAGATACAAATACAGCCAGCGTTGTACTTTAAACCTCAGGAGTGAGTTGACTTTTTGCAACCatcaataaacacaatacaatacagtggaaaCGGTGTTATAGGAGAGTGATTaggaacacaatacaatacagtggaaaCGGTGTTATAGGAGAGTAAGGAGACTGAATTAGTATCtgcaggctctctctctctcggagaaCATTTCGAGGACCATATATAAAGAAAATTTGAGATTTCACACCAAAGCAAATATTAGCAggtttgtaacattaacagtttaattctgttttttacCCCAAAAAATGCTAATTGTCATAGACATTATCTTTCAAAACGAGGGTTGTCTTTGGtcagttttatatatacatacacatgaaaatactatatattttagaaaataggATATTACTCACTGAGTCTAATTTTCAATGAAATCTCTCGACAAGAAGCGTCAAAAAATAACACTGAGGCAGTATACAAAGAATCGAGTCTTTAAAAGGATTCCTGTAATTCCTGTAAGGGTCCAGCAGGGGGTGCAGGTGTACAGCATATTACAGCAATAGCAGAGGCACATTAGCTGCCGAGCGTCTCAGCCCTATCACTCCATGTAAGCAGGGGCTTAACCTCAAGTGGAAAGAGAATCGCAAAGTCATTCACGATTTTCACTACAAGTCAGTGAAAGGAAGCCAAGATATTTGAAATCTGCTGGTAACACCTGTTATACACAATCAGTTACACCTCTATAAATGTTTAGAGTggtaaataataacaacaggcAGCAGCAATGCAGTGTTCTAAcatgttactaaaaaaaaacaaaaaacaacaacaacctgcAAACAATGACTTAGTGCACACCAGACTGTAGTGTTTGTGTGCTGGCATAAAAACATGGCTTTAGACCAGTCCCAGTGAACCAGACTCTTTAGGTTGAGTTTAACATAACGAAACTGCATGATGCAGACTTGTCCCACACCCCAAACACTTGCCTGCTTTGAAGAGTGCAAGCTTAAGTGTCGATGAATACTGACGTCAGATTAATAAAGCACCTAACGAGTGAGGCTTGGGGGGTGTGGGTTGAGGGGGTAAACATGGGAAGGTATTTGATTTGATAACGCAGCACACAGGCTGTCCGATGGTGGCCGTCAGGCTGCAGTTCCGTTTGAGAGTCCAGGAGGTGCTGGTCAGGTTCAAGCCCACTGCGCTCCGTCTTCGTTCAGCTGGATCCTGGCGTTGTCCTTATTGTCCTCCTCGTGCTCATCGGCCGCATCGAGCTCCTCGTACCTCCTCCTGTAGAAGATCCTGGACACCAGCGTCACGATGAACATCTCCATGATCAGGAGCTGCTGGTTCATGACTGCAGGCACAAGCACAACAGCAATCACATGCTTGACATGTCCTGACTAAAGAAATACAACCAAGGATTCCTTGGTGTCTTTCAAGCTGTGCTGTAATTCATATACTGTTAAATCTGTGAGTGATGTGAACTCTAAGCCCCTAAGTGGTAAAATGTGAAGGATATTGGTCCCATTTAGAGGAAAGTGTGCAAACTGATTTAAACACAGTGTACTATAGAGAAGCGGGCTACAACGGCTGTAATGGAGGGAATCGTGTTTAGGATTGATTGTGCCGATAGCTCTTGAGCGCATTTCATGCCTGCACCACAGGGGGGCAGTTCAGCGCAGACAAGCAGGGGGGAAAGTGGGCACCCGTgctttttcattaaacaaattCCAGCATGGATTAATGGATCACGCATCGTGCTTGAAGCAGATTCCAGGACTATTGCCTACTGCAGCTGTGCACTTGAGCCAGAACTCACATAATAGGCAAGCCAGGTCACATGACTCCCATCTCCCACACAAgtgtctgattcagtcagcagtCCTATTGATGCACTGAAAAGAGCATTATTAACTTCTTCTATTGCAAACTAATTCTTTATGAAGGCTAACAatgacagcaacagtgcatcgacTACGACTGTGTGTAGAAACAAGGTACATGCATTACCTAgtattatatgtgttactagaagttcagcatacaaataaaatgtgaatccTAAGTAAAGCAGTATCTAGTGGCGTTCCgataccttcagatttaggactacaccactgatcTTGTGCATGCTGTGCTTGGAGATCTGTCCATAGATTAGGCACCTTCGTTCAGTTTAAAAATGAGAAAGGCATTTTACTAAGCTGTCTTTGTCCTGCTACTTTAGGAGGAATGTAAAAAGTTATTTGCAGAATGCTTGGAGGTAGGCTGTTACTACAGTTATATTTCATATGGGACTCAGGAGATATGCAGACATAGGAAAcaaagtgtttgaagttatggatgaagatAAGTGATTAATCCATTAATGATTGCATCTTTTACATGCTCCAAATAAGGGATTCAAAAGTTTtttgtctttctcaatgtcttcaaggTTGAAGTGAGTTTTGATTCATATAGTGGGTGATGTGGACTCCACCTCCAAGTGGTAAAGCATGAAGGAGATCTTCATGGTCCCATTAATGGGCATGTGCTGATTTTGCACATATCAGGCATTGACTTTGCAGTGGTGTGAATGGCATTAGCTGCAATAGGTCACATAGGCAAGGAGAGAAATAAAATCATTAAGAGAATttattgagtttcttttagtatttctaaatgtagctaTATTTTAGTTCTAGAAGATGCATAGACAGTACATACATGAGCCCCTGGCTTGAGATGAGAAGGGAGGGGCGCAGGCTATTTTCCCATTCATAGCCAGGATGTTGATGATAGCAGACTGGAGCTGACTCATTATCAGCGCGAGCTGTGGAAAGGAAGAGGCGTTAGTGTAGGCGCAGTGAGGAGCAGGCAGGTAGGGCTGCTCCATTAGATTGAGATTAGATTGAGAGACAGCATGCCTGCCTCAGCAGGGTTGAAATCTACAGGCATGCACTCATTTCCTTCAGCGATCCGTCAGATAGCCGCAGGTTTAGATGAGCACACTCTGACTGACTCATAAATAACGcaccataccaaaaaaaaaaaaaaacatacttacaGAACATGCTTCAATTGAACGTGTTTCAACGGACTGGGAACTTGCTGTGTTAGAAGGTGCAAAAAATTATTCCTATGGTGTGTtgattatgaatcaccctgtataatgCGTGTTTTGCACACAGAGAACCCAATTTTGAAGCAAGTGAAAAAGCAAATGCATCTGAGAGGACGAGAACAATTACGCTAAGAATTACAAAGACTTAAAGCACGAAATGTAAACTGAAATTGATAGTTGTCAATAGGCcagtaacagaaaacaataatctACTAATGGTAGATTTGTAGAAACTTGGTTCAATGGGAATAACAGCCTAACTTTGAGATGAGATCTGAACATGCCCTCCATAAATAACACAGATGGTTTTACATTTGCGTTACAAacaccttacaaaaaaaaatcttatgtagCATTTCTGGTGCTCAAACTCATGCAATTTCCTATACTGTACCTTCAAACCAGGTTGCACTATAGCCCAGAAGTTTCAATCACAAAGCTACAGAAAAACAGCTGCAGACAAACGGGCATTGAACGATTAGATTCTGTGAAGGACATCATCAAATCTCAACTCATATAAATATTTGGGGTTTCAGAAAGTTTTTCAAGCCTGTCCTGGGTGCATTTCTGACGCAGACACAGTGCAGTTATACAGGCGAGTGTTCAGGTTTCCTGATGCAGACACAGTGCAGTTATACAGGCAAGTGTTAAGGTTTGACTCATTGCCGAATAGACAGGAGACTGCTTACCTGATACAGAGCAAACTTGGGGATGATCTTCTTACTGCTCAATAGTCCACGGGTGTGGTTAAACATCATGCCAATTGGCCAGAGGGAAATGATGGTAAGAATACCAACGAAACAATTGATCCATATAGTAGCACGATTGACAGAAAACTgcaaagagaaagagaaggaaaCACTGAACCAGCTGCACTATTAAAACACTGCATTATAACACAGATTTGTTCACAGAACTACATTattgattatataaaaaaaacagtaatgattaCAAGTGCAATCGACATCCTGGCTGGTGTAATTTTGAAATGTTCTGAACAGGACTGGGAGTCATATCAAAAGTACCTGCATAATACAAACCCACTGCGGACTGCTGCCTTTGAGGGctaactaaagcccctttcacactagcactcctacccaggtcgacccgggtcccagcgacccacctcaggatgtgggtcgataGGCTTTGACCCGggtcgagcgagacaaaatgcatgatgggcaTTCGTAAGCGGACAAAgcaacaaacagccacgcctgcgtgaaggcgTCACTTCCgcaagaacatttttatttattctgtttagccatatttttgttgcttgagacccaccatgagccagattacaGCAGGgctgaagaaacatttgctctaatcaacatttgggctgacagttcaatccagagaagcttggatggaagcgtcaataacaagctgcttccggggcattgatatgtgcattgtgtacttgcgtctgtcacccagatcAACCCAGCTTTATCAAAAAGCagtcaaaaagcagtgtgaaatcacatagccaaCCCACATGACAGGgtctgacccaggtagagcacgccagtgtaaaaggggcttaaGAGCAGCAATCTCAGGGAATCCTAAACCAGGTAAGAACCCAGCCCATCACTGCTGACACAGACTGCATTTCTATTACCATGACTCCCAGGTGGCAGAACACAAAACAGACTCTTTACTTACATTAGCAGGGTTGTAGTTATCGTTGGTCCAGAGCACTATGGACAGGATGGTGAAGACCATCCGGAAGAAGGCATACTGAAAGGTCCCCGCCTTGAACAGAAACAGGGTGCGTCTGCCAGAAAACAAAGGAGCAGCTTTTTATAACCAGACCAGACATACAGTACGAAACCTGCTTCTTCACCCCCGTTCTGCATGACACTCAGTTGGTCCTTCCCTGCTACCACTACAGACAGGGGGGTCTATTGGAATGATCTAAACACTGGGGAATCTTTATGCTACTGCTTGACTGCCTCGTTAANNNNNNNNNNNNNNNNNNNNNNNNNNNNNNNNNNNNNNNNNNNNNNNNNNNNNNNNNNNNNNNNNNNNNNNNNNNNNNNNNNNNNNNNNNNNNNNNNNNNNNNNNNNNNNNNNNNNNNNNNNNNNNNNNNNNNNNNNNNNNNNNNNNNNNNNNNNNNNNNNNNNNNNNNNNNNNNNNNNNNNNNNNNNNNNNNNNNNNNNNNNNNNNNNNNNNNNNNNNNNNNNNNNNNNNNNNNNNNNNNNNNNNNNNNNNNNNNNNNNNNNNNNNNNNNNNNNNNNNNNNNNNNNNNNNNNNNNNNNNNNNNNNNNNNNNNNNNNNNNNNNNNNNNNNNNNNNNNNNNNNNNNNNNNNNNNNNNNNNNNNNNNNNNNNNNNNNNNNNNNNNNNNNNNNNNNNNNNNNNNNNNNNNNNNNNNNNNNNNNNNNNNNNNNNNNNNNNNNNNNNNNNNNNNNNNNNNNNNNNNNNNNNNNNNNNNNNNNNNNNNNNNNNNNNNNNNNNNNNNTGTAGTGTGTTGTGTGCAGTTGTATAGtgtgtagtgtttatttttgagtg contains:
- the LOC121302818 gene encoding organic solute transporter subunit alpha-like, whose amino-acid sequence is MVFTILSIVLWTNDNYNPANFSVNRATIWINCFVGILTIISLWPIGMMFNHTRGLLSSKKIIPKFALYQLALIMSQLQSAIINILAMNGKIACAPPFSSQARGSFMNQQLLIMEMFIVTLVSRIFYRRRYEELDAADEHEEDNKDNARIQLNEDGAQWA